The Bacillus sp. FJAT-27916 genomic interval AGGAAGGTTCATTTATGTATATAGAAACTTTCGATAATCAGCAGATTCTCACGATGAATGAGGAAGCGAGAAGAATGTTGGGGGATAAGAAGAAGTCCTTGAAGATTCAAGATTACTTTGATCACTGGAATGTCTGTGAAGAATCAATGATTTCTGCCGCTGTCGATGGAATAGAAATGATTTTCTTGATGGCCAAGAAAACAGATGGAACCCATGCTTACGCTGGAATTGTCTCTGGGGAACTGGATAGCCTCACCATGAAGGTGAGGGAGATGGAACGGCTTAATCGCCATCTTGATGCTGTTATTGAGAATTCGTATGACGGAATTTATATAACAGATAAGAATGGAATTACCTTGAGGACAAATTCAGCGATTGAACGTATTACCAATATCCCGAAGGAATATTACATAAATAAGAGGACGGAAGATTTAGTGAAAAGGGGCATTTTGGAGGATTCAGTCACGAAAAAAGTGCTGGAGAAAAAGCGGACAGTTTCGGTGATGCAGCTGAACTACCTCGGCCGTGAAACCTTGCTGACAGGGAACCCCGTCTTTAATGATGAAGGTGAAATTGAAAGCGTTGTCACAAATATCCGCGATTTATCTGATTTAAATCAATTGCATAAAGCACTGCAGGAAGCCAATGAGTTAAATCAGGATTATCGTAAAGAGATTGAGCGTTTAAGGGATCATTTGGCTCAGCTAGGAGATTGGACAATTATCAAAGCAGATAGAATGATAAAGATCTATGAGATGGCTGCGAGAATTGCGAATGCAGATGCAACTGTCATTCTTTATGGGGAAACAGGAGTCGGAAAGGATGTCCTCGCTAAATATTTATACCAGCGGAGTGAACGAAGCAAATCAGGAAAATATATTAAAATCAATTGTGGTGCCCTTCCTTCAGAATTACTTGAATCCGAGCTGTTTGGCTATGCGGGCGGTGCCTTCACAGGAGCTAACAAAAGCGGGAAGCAGGGCCTGTTTGAGATGGCGGATAAAGGGGTGCTGTTCCTCGATGAGGTAGGGGAAATGTCAATGGCCCTTCAAGTAAAACTGCTCCGTGTCCTTCAAGATAAAGAAATTCAGCGGGTAGGCGGGACGGTAGCGAAGAAGGTAGATGTTCGTATAATCGCTGCGACCAATCGGGATTTACGGAAAATGGTCGACAAGGGGGAATTCCGGGAGGATTTATTCTACAGGCTGAATGTTGTTCCAATTACGATTCCTCCGCTTCAGGAAAGAAGAGAAGAGATTCTGCCGCTTGCAGACCTGAGTCTACGGCAATGCAATGAGAAATACGGTACCTATAAGCAGCTGAATAAAGATTTAAAGGCCTTTTTGTACCAATATTCATGGCCGGGCAATATTCGTGAGCTGGCTAATCTAATTGAACGGATAACACTTCTGCATATGGATGATGTTCTTGGCCTAGAGCATCTGCCTGCTGAATATCAGCCTGCTGCACCGATTGAGCTGCATAAGGAAACAGCTGTTCATTCCTTAAAGGAAGCAGCAGAGCTCGCTGAAAGGAAGGCTTTAAGCCTAGCGGCAGAGAAATACCATTCCACCTATGAAATGGCCGAAGCCTTGCAGACAAGCCAGCCGACAATCGTCAGAAAGCTAAAGAAATATAAAATTGAATTAGGTTAGCATTATCACATCGTACCTGGATAGATGTAGAGAATTCGGCAGTGGAATCTAGCAGATTACCACTGCCGAATTTTTTTGGTGCTGGCATATTGGCATAAATCTTGCATCACAAAAGGTGAGTCCTTTCTACATAAGGAGATAAACGTTTCGGAGGTGCAAGATGGAAAACATAACTGGGCGGGCCTGGCAGCAATGGTACGTAAAGGACGCATTTCAGGATATTCCGAATCTGGGTTTATATGATTTGCTGGAGCGGTCGGCAAAACAATATTCTGAGCAACCGTGCATCATTTTTGAAGGGGAAGTATGGAGCTATGAATCTGTAAAGCGGCAGACAGATCAACTTGCGGGTGGTTTGAAGACGCTTGGATTAAAGAAAGGTGACCGTATTGGGCTTATGCTTGAGAATGATCCCATTTATGTAATCAGCTATTATGCTGCACACCGTTTAGGACTAATTGTCGTCCAGATTAATCCTCGCTACACAACGAGAGAGTTGCTGCAGATTGCCTCAGACAGTGGCTGTCGGGCAATCATTTATGACGGAACAGCTGAACGAGCAGTGAAAGAAGCACAACTAATCTATCCATTTGAGCAGACCATTTATGCAGGTCCAAAACAAAATCGAGAAAAAACAGTTCAAGAGCTGATGAATAACGACCTGCTGGAGAAAGTTGAGAAGATCAATCCGCTGGAGGATATTGCTGTTATTCAATATACTGGCGGGACGACAGGCAAGATGAAGGGAGCGATGCTCACACACTGCAATGTAGTGGCTAATGTGGTCCAAAGCCGTGCGATGTATGGGGAAATCATGACAGAAGGACGGGAAATCGTCTTGACGGCAACTCCTTTGTATCATGTGTATGCGATGACAAGCGGCATGAATTTAAGCATTTATCTCGGAGCAGCAATCTTGCTGTATAAACGCTTTGACACCAAAGCTATCCTAGAGGGCATTGAACGACACAAGCCAACTTTCTTTCCGGGAGTGCCAAAGATGTATATGGCCCTCACGCAATATTCGGAGATTGACCGCTATGATCTGACTTCCTTGAAAATGTGCACATCCGGTTCAGCACCAATTCCAATCGAGATTCTTAACCAGTTTGAGCGTTTGACGGGTGCTTCTATTGGAGAGGGGTTCGGATTATCGGAAGCTTCCCCTACCACACATCGGAATCCGCCGAACGGCATCCGGAAGGTCGGCAGTGTCGGTATTCCACTTCCAGGTACCGACTGCTTGATTATTGATGAGAATAACCAGCCGCTGTCAGAGAACCAAGTGGGCGAATTGCTTATCCGCGGACCGCAGGTTATGAAGGGATATTGGAATAATGAGCAAGAAACCGCACGCGCATTAAAAGGCGGGTGGCTTTATACAGGGGACTTAGCTATGCAGGACCGCGATGGCTACTTCTATATTGTCGGCCGGAAGAAAGAGATGGTGATTGTGGGGGGGTTCAATATTTACCCCCAGGAGGTGGAGGATGTACTTTATGGACATCCAGATATTAAGGAAGCTGCAGTCGCGGGTATTCCTACGGCTGAGGCAGAGGAAATTGTGAAAGCCTTCATTGTTCCGAAGGAGGGGACGACCATTGATTTAGAGGAAGTGAAAGGCTATTGCTATGCAAGGCTGACACCGTATAAAGTGCCAACCTTATTTGAGATTCGAAGCGAGCTTCCGCGCAATACTGTCGGCAAGCTGTTGAAGAGGACCTTAATCAAGGAAGAATTGGATAAACAAGTTGAAAAGAGCAGGAGGAATGATGGATGAAGTCTTCCCTATTTGATTTAAGCGGATGTACGGCATTAATAACAGGAGGGGGAACAGGACTAGGGCGCATCATGGCAGAGACGTTGGCTGAGTATGGGGCAGAGGTGGCAGTTTGCTCACGAAATATCGCGCATGGACTTGAAACGGCCGAATTAATCACTGCCCGATATGGCAGAAAGGCAAAGGCTTATTCATGCAATGTGGCTGTAGAAGAAGAGGTCATTGAGGTGGTCCAGCGTGTTACGGAGGATTTCGGTCCCATTCATATCTTGATTAACAACAGCGGCACGACATGGGGAGAAAAAGTGGAGGAAATGCCTTATGAAGCCTGGAAAAAGGTCATGGATGTCAATCTTGGCGGGACGTTCCTCATGTCTAAATATGTTGGGAGACAGATGATTCAGAATCGACAGGGTAAAATCATTAATATTGGATCGGTTGCCGGCATTAAAGCAGAAGCGCCTGATGTGCTGAATGCCATTGGATACAGCGCAAGCAAGGCAGGTATCCACCATTTCACGAAGGATCTGGCAAGGAAGTGGGGCGAATACGGTATCAACGTTAACGCTATTGCCCCAGGATTCTTTGAGTCAAAAATGACAAGACATGTCCTGAGTGAAAACCAAGAGAAAATCATTCATAAGAATCCGATGAAACGGCTTGGGGACCCGGATTCCTTGAAGGGAGCGGTCATGCTTCTGGCGAGCCGGGCTAGTGATCATATTACTGGGCAAATCATTGCGGTTGATGGAGGAAGCTCCTTATAAGGGGATGATTCATTCTTGAATGAGTCGTCAAAGATGAATCGATTCAATTGTGATTTTTGCGTATTTATCCGTCTTTTAGGTTGGCATGATACTTGCATTAAATAAGTTTGAACAAAAAACAATTGTAAGCGATTTCAAAAAAATAGAAGGAATGGGTGGGAGAAAGATGTATTTACGGTTAACAGATGAACAAAAAATGGTGCGCAATACAATCAGGAAGTTTGTGGAGAATGAATTGATTCCCCTAGAGAATGAAGTGCTCAAAAATGAACGGGAGGGCAGGCCAAGCCTCTCAGATGAAAAGCTTGAGGAACTCCAACTGAAAGCGAAGGAGTTCGGTTTCTGGGGAATTAACACTCCGGAGGAATACGGAGGGGCAGATTTAGGTCAGATGATGATGGCAATAGTCCTGATGGAAGTATCCAAAACATTCGTCCCCTTTAAATTTGGCGGTTCAGCCGATAATATCCTCTACTACGGCAATGAGGAGCAGAAAGAGAAATATTTAATTCCAACCATCAATGGAGAGAAGAAATCCTGCTTCGCGATGACAGAACCGGATGCCGGGTCGGATACACGCAATATTAAAACAACCGCCGTAAAGGATGGAAATGACTGGGTCATTAATGGAGAGAAAACTTTCATCACCGGTGGAAATGAAGCCGACTTTGTCATGGTCATAGCCATAACGGATAAAGAAGCCCATACCAGAACGGGCAGAGAGGGTGTCACCTGCTTTATCGTGGACCGCGATATGGGCTGGAAATCAGAATATATCCACACGATGGGTGAGTGGGGACCGGCCGGTTTGGTCTTCGATAATGTGCGTGTTCCAGAGGAAAATATATTAGGCGAGCTTCATGGAGGTTATAAGCTGGGGCTTGAGTGGATTGGCTTTGCGCGCTGGGTCGTCGGGGCAAGAGCGGTCGGAACAGCAGAGCGTCTCCTTCAAATGGCGATTGATTATTCTAAGGAGCGTTTTACATTCGGGAAACCGATCGCTGACCGTCAGGCGATTCAATGGCAAATCGCTGATTCAGCGGTTGAAATTGAGGCGGCACGCTGGCTGACACTCAATGCAGCCTTTACCCTCGATCAAGGAGAGGATAACCGTCACCTGGCTGCCATGGCCAAACTCTACGGGGCCAATATGGGGAACAAAGTCGTGGACCGTGTCCTCCAGATTCATGGCGGAATGGGCTATACACGTGAGCTGCCGATTGAACGCTGGTACCGTGAGGCGAGATTATGGAGGATTTATGATGGGACAGATGAGATTCAGCGCATGATTATTTCTCGTAATCTATTAAAAGGCCATGTCAAAGTTGGGGATTTCATTTAAGGAGGAATAGGTGATGGCAAAACATTTTCAAAACAGAACAGCCTTCATTACAGGCGGATCACGCGGAATTGGCCGAAAGATAGCTGAGAGGTTTGGAGAAGAAGGGGCTAATATCGCGATTATCGATTTAAATGAGGAAGCCATTGAGGAGACAAAGCAAGCCTTTGAGGAGGCTGGATGCTCTGTCTATGCAAAGGTGGCAAGCGTGACTGACCGTGAGCAGGTTGAGGGCGCGATGGCGGAGGTGGTTGAACAATTCGGGAGCATTGATATTCTGGTCAATAATGCCGGAGTAATCCGTGATAATCTGCTCTTTAAGATGACGGACGAGGATTGGCAAATGGTCATGGATGTCCATTTGAAGGGAACATTCTTCGTGACAAGAGCAGCTCAGAAATATATGGTGCAAAACCAATATGGCCGTATTATCAACATTTCATCCACATCTGCCTTAGGGAATCGAGGACAGGTGAATTACTCAGCCGCCAAGGCAGGGCTGCAAGGATTTACGAAAACCCTTGCCATTGAGCTTGGGAAATATGGCATTACGGCAAATTCTGTTGCCCCAGGCTTTATTGAGACAGATATGACGAAGGCGACAGCTGAACGGATTGGCATTTCCTTTGATGAACTGATTGTAGCGAGCGTCAGCAAAATCCCTGTTGGCCGTTCGGGAAAGCCAGAGGATATTGCCAATGCCGTTGCTTTCTTTGCGGATGAGAAATCCTCCTTTGTGAGCGGACAGGTGCTGTATGTGGCTGGGGGACCTAGGAATTAATGAATATCCCTCTTATGGGAAAGGAGCATGAAGCTATGGGGAAGGAAGCGGTCATTGTGTCTGCTGTCAGAACAGCAATCGGCAGGCAGGGAGGAGCATTAGCATCTGTTCCTCCTCATGTATTTGGTGCAGAAGTGATAAAGGAAGCCGTGAAGAGGGCTGGTATTACACCGGATGTGCTTGAGGATTGCCTAATGGGCAATGTATTAAGCGGCGGTGGAAATATTGCTAGATTAACAGCTTTGCAGACCCATCTAGCCTTGGAGCTACCGGGTTTAACGGTAGACCGGCAGTGCGGGTCTGGGATTAATGCAGTCACATTAGCTGCACAAGCCATTAAAGCAGGGGAGGGGGATGTTTATATTGCCGGTGGGGTAGAGAGCATGAGCCGTGCGCCATATTTACTCGACCGTGCTGATAAACCGTATAGCCCAGCACTTCCAAGGTTCAGAAAATCCAGGCTGTCACCGGAAGAAATAGGGGACCCGCCAATGGGAATCACTGCTGAGAATTTGGCTGAGAAGTATCGCATCAGTCGAGAGGAACAGGATGAATTCGCAGCAAACAGTCAAAGAAAGATGAGATTTGCGATGGAAGAGGGACGGTTTGATGAGCAGATTGTCCCAATCTCCATTCCGGTGAGAAAAGGGAATCCAGTCATTTTTAAAGCAGATGAGCATCCCCGGCCCCAAACGACTATGGAAGCATTGGGCAATCTTTCCCCAGTCTTCAAGGAAGACGGGTCAGTAACAGCAGGAAACAGCTCTGGGTTAAATGATGCCGCCGCAGCACTTGTGATCATGTCCGGCAGCAAGGCATCCGAGCTGAATCTTGAACCATTGGCCATCATCAGAGAACAAGCCATTGCCGGTGTGGATCCTAATTTAATGGGAATTGGACCAGTCCCGGCTGTGAAAAAGGTCTTACAGAAGGCTGGTTTGACGTTGGATGACATGGACTTGGTTGAAATCAATGAAGCCTTTGCCGCTCAGGTTATCGCATGTGAGCGGGAGCTTGAGCTGAATCCGGATAAGGTCAACGTGAATGGCGGAGCAATTGCTCATGGACATCCGCTCGGCGCCACCGGGGCCATCTTACTGACAAAGGCTGTGTATGAATTAAGGAGAATCAAGGCCAAGTATGCGTTAGTCACGGCCTGTATTGGCGGAGGCCAAGGAATTGCTGTCATTATTGAACGGCCATCATGATTCTATAGAAAGATAGGTGAAGCACATGGCCATGGAATTACTAGAGACAATCGTCTATGCGCGCTTCAATGATTCAGATGCATCAGGCTATATAAGCAGTATCAGTTATTTCTCTTATATGGAGGAGGCGCGCACAAAGTTTTTTGACAGCCTTCAAAGATATATCGAGGATGAGAAGGTGAATTTCATCGTAGCGTCAGCCCAATGTCAGTACGAAGGGTACGAGCGCGTCAAAGAATATCTGTCCGTATCCACCATGGTTACTCATGTTGGGAAGAAAAGCTTTCATCTGTCCCATGTTATATCAAATAGCCAATCAGGCATTGTCATAGCAAGAGGGAATGCAGTGATTGTCTGCTTTAATTTTGACGAACAGATAACGGTCTTGATTCCAGGCGGTCTAAGGAATCATCTGGAGAGACTGCAAGATTAGGAGAGAAGAGTGCGAGAGATTCATTCTCTGAAGCCTCTTTCCTCCGTAGATAAGGAGGGATTAAATGGAGACTCTTTTGCAGCAGCTTTTTAATGGATTAACAGTCGGGAGTGTTTACAGTCTTGTGGCACTGGGACTTACCCTTGTATTTGGAATCCTGCATATCCCTAATTTCGCACACGGAGCCCTTTATATGCTAGGGGGATATGTAACGTTGACGATGATGACAAGCTTGGGCCTGCACTATTGGCTAGCCATTCTTCTATCTATGTTAGCGGTAGGTTTGATAGCTGTTTTGATGGAGCGGCTGATTTTCCACCCGCTTAAGGATGCCCCGCCATTGCAAGATAAGATTGCCGCCATTGGAATACTCTTGTTTTTGGAGGCTCTAGCTCAGTTCATATGGGGAGCAGAATATCGGATGATGCCGACTCCTTATGGACAGGTGGTAGAAATAGGTGGTCTGACCATCACGCTCCAACGAATTTTGATTGTTGGGGCAGCCATCGTCATCATGATTGGCCTGCATTTCTTCCTGCGCAAAACAATGACGGGCTCATCAATTATCGCAATGGCCCAAAATCGGGACGGAGCATTTCTGGTTGGAATTAATGCCAATAAGGTGGCAATGCTCACATTCTTAATTTCCGGAGCCCTTGCAGCGATTGCGGCATCCTTAGCGGCACCTATCAATCTCGTCTCTCCAGGCATGGGACATCTCGTTATTCTAAAAGCATTTGTCATTATTATTTTAGGCGGGATGGGCAGCATTCCAGGAGCCATTCTCGGAGGATACATCCTCGGTTTCAGTGAAAGTCTTGGGGCTGCCTATATTTCTAACGATTATAAAGATTTGATTGCCTTCGTCCTGCTTGTGTTGATTTTATCCATTAAGCCCCAAGGATTATTTGTGAAGGAGGGACATAGCTAGTGAAGGGAGCCTATTTAAAGAAATTCCTCCTGCCGGCCATACTGTTGCTTTCCCTGCTCTTTCCTCTCGTTATACAAAATGAATACTATCTGCATATTATGACGCTTGCCTTTATTTGGATTATTGCTGTGTACGGTCTAAATCTAATCGCTGGCTATACTGGATATTTATCGCTTGCGCATGCTGGATTTTTTGCCATAGGCGCATATGCGATCAGCCTCTTGACCGTTAAGGCAGAAATGAACTATTGGCTTGCTTTTCTTCTTTCGGTCTTAATCACCTCAATCATTGGTTTCTTTATCGGCTTGATTGCCTTGCGTACAAAGGAACATTATTTCGCCATCTATACCTTATGTGTCGGCTACATTATTTACCTGGTGATTTACAAATGGGAGGAACTGACAGGAGGTGTACGCGGATTCATTGGTATTCCTTCGCCGCCCCCAATCGGTTCTATCTATTTCGATGAGGCAATTCCCATGTATTATTTAGTCCTGGTTTTTCTGATTCTTGGGATGATTGCCATGTACAGAATTGTCCATTCCTTGTCAGGACGGACCTATAAGGCCATCAGGAACAGTGAAGAATTAGCTGCTTCTATTGGTATTTCAACGATGAGGAATAAGCTTGCTGCTTTCGTTTTATCCACAGCTTATGCCGGGGTGGCTGGCGCTTTATACGCTTCGTTGATTCGGTTTATCGGACCAGACATTGGCTATACAAATATTATTTTTGATATGTTGATCTACCTGCTCGTCGGTGGCATTGGTACGCTATCAGGTCCAGTTATCGGGACGATTCTTGTTGTTTGGGTATCTCAGAATCTGCAGTTTCTGCAGGATTACCGGATGCTGATCTTTGGGCCTCTCCTGACCTTCTTGATTATTTTTTATCCGAAAGGAATTGCGGGCTCCTTCATTCAGTGGAGACAGAAGCAGAAAGAGAAAGCCCTCCAGAAGGAACATGCACGGGTTCAAGGACAGGAAGCGGAAAACAAAGTATAGGAGGGATGAGGAGATGTTCTTGGAAATCGAAGGATTAACGAAGCGGTTTGGCGGCTTGACTGCTGTGAATCAGGTAGACTTCTCTGTCGAAGAGAATAAGATTAATGCCATTATCGGGCCAAACGGCGCGGGAAAATCAACGTTTTTCAACTTAATCAGCGGTTTTCATCCGCCGTCTGAAGGACAGATTCTGTATAAGGGGGAAGACATTACAGGTATGCCGTCTCATAGGATTGCGAATTTAGGCTTCGCTAGAACCTTCCAAACGACACATTTATTTGAACAATCGACGGTTTTTGACAATGTCATGGTCGGCCATCGTCTTCGGACGAAATCTACACTTGTAGATGCCATATTTCGAACACGCCGGTTGAAGCGGGAGGAGGAGAAGTGCAAGGAGAAGGCATTAGAGGTATTGGAATTCACGGGGCTTTCCCATTTAGCGGACCGAATTACAGCTAATATCTCTCAAGAAGAGAAAAAACGAACAGCCTTCGCGCTTTCCTTGGCTACTGACCCAGACATTCTCTTTCTTGATGAGCCGGCTGCGGGAATTAATCCAGATGAGACAGAGGGCTTGACCGATTTGATTAAACGGATCTCTTCAACTGGCATTACGGTATGCTTGATTGAACATAAAATGCAAATGATTATGAAGCTTGCGGATAAGATTATGGTACTGAATCATGGAGAGAAAATTGCGGAAGGAACACCTGAGCAAATTCAAAATAATGAGGAAGTGATCAGGGCGTATCTAGGAGGCGAGGCTATTGCTTAAACTAAATCAGGTACATGTGAAGTATGGTCATTATACAGCTGTCAAGGATGCAACAATTGAGGTTGGAAGCGGTGAAATCATCGTGTTGCTTGGAGCAAATGGCGCCGGGAAAAGCACCCTGTTTAGAGCAATCAGCGGTCTTCAAAAGGTTGCCTCGGGCTCTATCAACTTCGTTGATGAGCCTATCCATTCATTAAGTGCAGACCGAATTGTCAGAAAGGGAATTGTCCAATGCGCAGAAGGGCGCAAGCTGTTTCCGCAAATGACTGTACACGAGAACCTCATTCTTGGCGCCTTTGTCCATAAACGAAAGAAAGAGCAAATCAAAGAAACTTTAGCACATGTATTTGAATTATTCCCCATCCTTAAGGAAAAAGAGGGGCATTCTGCAGGCAGTCTGAGCGGCGGTCAACAGCAAATGCTCGCCATTGGCCGGGCACTTATGGCGAAACCGAAACTAATGATGCTTGATGAGCCATCTGTCGGCTTGGCTCCCCTCATTGTGGAGCAGATGTTTGATATTATCCAAACGATTAACAAGGAAGGAACAACCATTCTCCTTGCTGAACAAAATGCAAATGCCGCTTTGAAGATTGCCGATAAAGGCTATGTATTTGAGA includes:
- a CDS encoding sigma-54 interaction domain-containing protein — its product is MYIETFDNQQILTMNEEARRMLGDKKKSLKIQDYFDHWNVCEESMISAAVDGIEMIFLMAKKTDGTHAYAGIVSGELDSLTMKVREMERLNRHLDAVIENSYDGIYITDKNGITLRTNSAIERITNIPKEYYINKRTEDLVKRGILEDSVTKKVLEKKRTVSVMQLNYLGRETLLTGNPVFNDEGEIESVVTNIRDLSDLNQLHKALQEANELNQDYRKEIERLRDHLAQLGDWTIIKADRMIKIYEMAARIANADATVILYGETGVGKDVLAKYLYQRSERSKSGKYIKINCGALPSELLESELFGYAGGAFTGANKSGKQGLFEMADKGVLFLDEVGEMSMALQVKLLRVLQDKEIQRVGGTVAKKVDVRIIAATNRDLRKMVDKGEFREDLFYRLNVVPITIPPLQERREEILPLADLSLRQCNEKYGTYKQLNKDLKAFLYQYSWPGNIRELANLIERITLLHMDDVLGLEHLPAEYQPAAPIELHKETAVHSLKEAAELAERKALSLAAEKYHSTYEMAEALQTSQPTIVRKLKKYKIELG
- a CDS encoding long-chain-fatty-acid--CoA ligase, which gives rise to MENITGRAWQQWYVKDAFQDIPNLGLYDLLERSAKQYSEQPCIIFEGEVWSYESVKRQTDQLAGGLKTLGLKKGDRIGLMLENDPIYVISYYAAHRLGLIVVQINPRYTTRELLQIASDSGCRAIIYDGTAERAVKEAQLIYPFEQTIYAGPKQNREKTVQELMNNDLLEKVEKINPLEDIAVIQYTGGTTGKMKGAMLTHCNVVANVVQSRAMYGEIMTEGREIVLTATPLYHVYAMTSGMNLSIYLGAAILLYKRFDTKAILEGIERHKPTFFPGVPKMYMALTQYSEIDRYDLTSLKMCTSGSAPIPIEILNQFERLTGASIGEGFGLSEASPTTHRNPPNGIRKVGSVGIPLPGTDCLIIDENNQPLSENQVGELLIRGPQVMKGYWNNEQETARALKGGWLYTGDLAMQDRDGYFYIVGRKKEMVIVGGFNIYPQEVEDVLYGHPDIKEAAVAGIPTAEAEEIVKAFIVPKEGTTIDLEEVKGYCYARLTPYKVPTLFEIRSELPRNTVGKLLKRTLIKEELDKQVEKSRRNDG
- a CDS encoding SDR family oxidoreductase, translated to MKSSLFDLSGCTALITGGGTGLGRIMAETLAEYGAEVAVCSRNIAHGLETAELITARYGRKAKAYSCNVAVEEEVIEVVQRVTEDFGPIHILINNSGTTWGEKVEEMPYEAWKKVMDVNLGGTFLMSKYVGRQMIQNRQGKIINIGSVAGIKAEAPDVLNAIGYSASKAGIHHFTKDLARKWGEYGINVNAIAPGFFESKMTRHVLSENQEKIIHKNPMKRLGDPDSLKGAVMLLASRASDHITGQIIAVDGGSSL
- a CDS encoding acyl-CoA dehydrogenase family protein, translated to MYLRLTDEQKMVRNTIRKFVENELIPLENEVLKNEREGRPSLSDEKLEELQLKAKEFGFWGINTPEEYGGADLGQMMMAIVLMEVSKTFVPFKFGGSADNILYYGNEEQKEKYLIPTINGEKKSCFAMTEPDAGSDTRNIKTTAVKDGNDWVINGEKTFITGGNEADFVMVIAITDKEAHTRTGREGVTCFIVDRDMGWKSEYIHTMGEWGPAGLVFDNVRVPEENILGELHGGYKLGLEWIGFARWVVGARAVGTAERLLQMAIDYSKERFTFGKPIADRQAIQWQIADSAVEIEAARWLTLNAAFTLDQGEDNRHLAAMAKLYGANMGNKVVDRVLQIHGGMGYTRELPIERWYREARLWRIYDGTDEIQRMIISRNLLKGHVKVGDFI
- the fabG gene encoding 3-oxoacyl-ACP reductase FabG, with product MAKHFQNRTAFITGGSRGIGRKIAERFGEEGANIAIIDLNEEAIEETKQAFEEAGCSVYAKVASVTDREQVEGAMAEVVEQFGSIDILVNNAGVIRDNLLFKMTDEDWQMVMDVHLKGTFFVTRAAQKYMVQNQYGRIINISSTSALGNRGQVNYSAAKAGLQGFTKTLAIELGKYGITANSVAPGFIETDMTKATAERIGISFDELIVASVSKIPVGRSGKPEDIANAVAFFADEKSSFVSGQVLYVAGGPRN
- a CDS encoding thiolase family protein, which translates into the protein MGKEAVIVSAVRTAIGRQGGALASVPPHVFGAEVIKEAVKRAGITPDVLEDCLMGNVLSGGGNIARLTALQTHLALELPGLTVDRQCGSGINAVTLAAQAIKAGEGDVYIAGGVESMSRAPYLLDRADKPYSPALPRFRKSRLSPEEIGDPPMGITAENLAEKYRISREEQDEFAANSQRKMRFAMEEGRFDEQIVPISIPVRKGNPVIFKADEHPRPQTTMEALGNLSPVFKEDGSVTAGNSSGLNDAAAALVIMSGSKASELNLEPLAIIREQAIAGVDPNLMGIGPVPAVKKVLQKAGLTLDDMDLVEINEAFAAQVIACERELELNPDKVNVNGGAIAHGHPLGATGAILLTKAVYELRRIKAKYALVTACIGGGQGIAVIIERPS
- a CDS encoding acyl-CoA thioesterase, encoding MELLETIVYARFNDSDASGYISSISYFSYMEEARTKFFDSLQRYIEDEKVNFIVASAQCQYEGYERVKEYLSVSTMVTHVGKKSFHLSHVISNSQSGIVIARGNAVIVCFNFDEQITVLIPGGLRNHLERLQD
- a CDS encoding branched-chain amino acid ABC transporter permease, which codes for METLLQQLFNGLTVGSVYSLVALGLTLVFGILHIPNFAHGALYMLGGYVTLTMMTSLGLHYWLAILLSMLAVGLIAVLMERLIFHPLKDAPPLQDKIAAIGILLFLEALAQFIWGAEYRMMPTPYGQVVEIGGLTITLQRILIVGAAIVIMIGLHFFLRKTMTGSSIIAMAQNRDGAFLVGINANKVAMLTFLISGALAAIAASLAAPINLVSPGMGHLVILKAFVIIILGGMGSIPGAILGGYILGFSESLGAAYISNDYKDLIAFVLLVLILSIKPQGLFVKEGHS
- a CDS encoding branched-chain amino acid ABC transporter permease is translated as MKGAYLKKFLLPAILLLSLLFPLVIQNEYYLHIMTLAFIWIIAVYGLNLIAGYTGYLSLAHAGFFAIGAYAISLLTVKAEMNYWLAFLLSVLITSIIGFFIGLIALRTKEHYFAIYTLCVGYIIYLVIYKWEELTGGVRGFIGIPSPPPIGSIYFDEAIPMYYLVLVFLILGMIAMYRIVHSLSGRTYKAIRNSEELAASIGISTMRNKLAAFVLSTAYAGVAGALYASLIRFIGPDIGYTNIIFDMLIYLLVGGIGTLSGPVIGTILVVWVSQNLQFLQDYRMLIFGPLLTFLIIFYPKGIAGSFIQWRQKQKEKALQKEHARVQGQEAENKV
- a CDS encoding ABC transporter ATP-binding protein → MFLEIEGLTKRFGGLTAVNQVDFSVEENKINAIIGPNGAGKSTFFNLISGFHPPSEGQILYKGEDITGMPSHRIANLGFARTFQTTHLFEQSTVFDNVMVGHRLRTKSTLVDAIFRTRRLKREEEKCKEKALEVLEFTGLSHLADRITANISQEEKKRTAFALSLATDPDILFLDEPAAGINPDETEGLTDLIKRISSTGITVCLIEHKMQMIMKLADKIMVLNHGEKIAEGTPEQIQNNEEVIRAYLGGEAIA
- a CDS encoding ABC transporter ATP-binding protein, with protein sequence MLKLNQVHVKYGHYTAVKDATIEVGSGEIIVLLGANGAGKSTLFRAISGLQKVASGSINFVDEPIHSLSADRIVRKGIVQCAEGRKLFPQMTVHENLILGAFVHKRKKEQIKETLAHVFELFPILKEKEGHSAGSLSGGQQQMLAIGRALMAKPKLMMLDEPSVGLAPLIVEQMFDIIQTINKEGTTILLAEQNANAALKIADKGYVFESGSIVLSGTSEELFTNEKVKKAYIGA